From a region of the Sinorhizobium sp. B11 genome:
- the hisD gene encoding histidinol dehydrogenase — protein sequence MAIWLNQTSHGFEQRFAAFLTTKREVSEDVNAVVRGIIDDVRARGDVALAEYSKRFDSIDYATVPMRVTEEEIENAVEVVPSEVLGALKVAALRIESHHRRQLPKDDIYEDNMGVGLGSRWTAIEAVGLYVPGGTASYPSSVLMNAVPAKVAGVDRIVIAVPATGGSVNPAVLAAAKLAGVSEIYRVGGAQAIAALAYGTETIAPVAKITGPGNAYVAAAKRHVFGTVGIDMIAGPSEVLVIADKDNNPDWVAADLLAQAEHDESSQAILITNDEEFGKAVEAAVERQLKTLNRAETAAASWRDFGAIILVSDLKDAIPLANRIAAEHLELAVANPDAFVEKIRNAGAIFIGAHTPEVIGDYVGGSNHVLPTARSARFSSGLSVLDFVKRTSILRLGPQQLRDLGPAAIALAVSEGLDAHARSVAIRLNLER from the coding sequence TTGGCAATCTGGCTTAATCAGACATCCCACGGTTTCGAACAGCGCTTCGCGGCCTTTCTGACCACCAAGCGCGAGGTCTCCGAAGACGTCAACGCCGTGGTGCGCGGCATCATCGATGATGTGCGCGCCCGTGGTGATGTCGCTCTCGCCGAATATTCGAAGAGGTTCGACAGCATCGATTACGCGACGGTACCGATGCGCGTCACCGAGGAAGAAATCGAGAACGCCGTCGAGGTCGTCCCCTCGGAAGTGCTCGGCGCCTTGAAGGTCGCGGCTCTCCGCATCGAATCCCACCATCGTCGTCAGCTTCCCAAGGACGATATCTACGAAGACAATATGGGGGTCGGCCTCGGTTCGCGCTGGACGGCGATCGAAGCCGTTGGCCTCTACGTGCCGGGTGGCACGGCGAGCTATCCGAGCTCGGTGCTGATGAACGCCGTACCGGCGAAGGTCGCAGGGGTCGATCGCATCGTTATCGCGGTGCCAGCCACGGGCGGTTCGGTCAATCCGGCGGTGCTGGCTGCAGCCAAGCTTGCAGGCGTCAGTGAGATCTACCGCGTCGGCGGCGCGCAGGCGATTGCTGCCCTTGCCTACGGCACGGAGACGATCGCCCCGGTCGCCAAGATCACCGGCCCCGGCAATGCCTATGTGGCCGCCGCCAAGCGCCATGTCTTCGGCACTGTCGGCATCGATATGATCGCCGGCCCCTCGGAAGTGCTCGTCATCGCCGACAAGGATAACAATCCCGATTGGGTCGCCGCCGATCTGCTCGCACAGGCCGAGCATGACGAGAGCTCTCAGGCGATCCTGATCACGAACGACGAGGAATTCGGCAAGGCGGTTGAAGCAGCCGTCGAACGGCAGCTGAAGACGCTGAACCGCGCGGAAACTGCCGCTGCCAGCTGGCGCGATTTCGGCGCGATCATCCTTGTCTCCGACCTCAAGGATGCCATCCCGCTCGCAAACCGCATCGCCGCGGAACATCTGGAACTCGCCGTCGCCAATCCTGATGCCTTTGTGGAGAAGATCCGCAATGCGGGCGCGATCTTCATCGGCGCCCATACGCCCGAAGTGATCGGCGATTATGTCGGCGGCTCCAACCACGTGCTGCCGACGGCGCGTTCGGCCCGCTTCTCCTCCGGCCTTTCGGTTCTCGATTTCGTCAAGCGCACCTCGATCTTGCGCCTTGGTCCCCAGCAGCTTCGCGACCTCGGCCCGGCGGCGATTGCGCTCGCCGTTTCCGAAGGCCTCGATGCCCATGCGCGATCGGTCGCGATCCGCCTCAACCTCGAAAGGTGA